The Verrucomicrobiia bacterium genome includes a region encoding these proteins:
- a CDS encoding site-specific integrase has protein sequence MRKKQIHTELPNPTLSTDAPNDIVRGIFNKYGQISDKFKKLMGQPQYREAVLKKTGKDWYIEYQYRYPVELKPPGKRFERFRDRSDINYVRKHKGDAAAEEYAAGVIQVINNGLRSGIINPFADEGRVNKIHERRAISENSVNMNTALELFIQNRKSRKLSDKTIIDYENLCKWFKEWLSSQDLLKVEPGKITTDHIETFLSDCQEERNWSPRTRNNYKEFVSSIFIFLRDKKQLIQNNPAIGIDAQKTKATKNTYYDTELAKNIKEYMAENDAFMHSYCQYIYYSCSRPKKEARFVRIGDIDTVRGTIRITDGKTGERFVPLCTELKEWFDEINIYQYPRERFLFGPGFYGSQTPVSVNFFTNRYKPIKDKFGLDRKYSIYGWKHNRCIDLIRLGLTLAEAMQLTGHDDYTSFENYIRDLGAAMSGKVVGETVRF, from the coding sequence ATGCGGAAAAAGCAAATTCATACCGAACTTCCCAATCCCACCCTGAGCACGGATGCCCCTAATGATATCGTTAGGGGCATTTTTAATAAATACGGACAGATATCGGACAAGTTTAAGAAGCTGATGGGGCAACCACAATACCGTGAAGCTGTCCTTAAAAAGACAGGTAAGGATTGGTATATTGAATACCAATACAGGTATCCGGTAGAACTAAAACCGCCAGGCAAAAGGTTTGAACGTTTCCGGGATCGCTCCGATATCAATTACGTCCGAAAACATAAAGGGGATGCTGCAGCGGAAGAATATGCAGCCGGGGTTATCCAGGTCATTAATAATGGCCTTCGGAGTGGAATAATAAATCCGTTCGCGGATGAGGGGAGAGTTAATAAGATCCATGAGAGGCGAGCTATATCTGAAAATTCTGTGAATATGAATACCGCTCTCGAGCTGTTCATCCAGAACCGAAAGTCCAGGAAGCTCTCCGATAAGACAATCATAGACTATGAGAACCTTTGTAAGTGGTTTAAGGAATGGTTGTCCTCCCAGGACCTACTGAAGGTAGAGCCGGGGAAAATTACCACTGATCATATCGAGACGTTCCTTTCAGATTGTCAAGAGGAGCGTAACTGGTCACCGCGCACCCGGAACAATTACAAGGAATTTGTTTCGTCTATTTTCATCTTCCTTCGTGATAAAAAGCAACTCATTCAGAACAACCCCGCAATCGGCATAGATGCCCAAAAAACTAAAGCAACCAAGAATACCTATTACGATACCGAGCTTGCGAAAAATATAAAGGAATACATGGCAGAAAACGATGCCTTTATGCATTCGTATTGCCAGTATATTTATTACTCCTGTTCGCGCCCCAAGAAAGAAGCCAGGTTTGTACGGATTGGTGATATTGACACCGTAAGAGGCACAATAAGAATTACCGATGGCAAGACCGGGGAAAGGTTCGTTCCGCTTTGTACAGAACTTAAGGAATGGTTTGACGAAATAAATATTTATCAATATCCACGAGAAAGGTTCCTATTTGGACCCGGGTTTTATGGATCCCAAACACCGGTAAGTGTCAACTTTTTTACCAACAGGTACAAGCCGATAAAGGATAAATTTGGCCTAGACCGAAAATATTCAATTTACGGATGGAAGCACAATAGGTGTATCGATCTGATCCGGTTGGGTCTTACATTGGCCGAAGCTATGCAGCTTACCGGGCATGATGATTATACGAGTTTTGAAAATTACATTCGGGACCTGGGTGCGGCTATGTCCGGGAAGGTCGTAGGGGAAACGGTGAGGTTTTAA